A single window of Cryptococcus neoformans var. neoformans JEC21 chromosome 3 sequence DNA harbors:
- a CDS encoding expressed protein: MSATEQVNQAPAETANALVAEATPPSQEAKEIFKAQEPVSEVAAPNITEPLVKEQPTVANTEAGTAQPGPELGNKVDNTEADKLVEGTTTGEGAKTTEEVPKPSEIKEGKKEVKKSAVKERTEKTKAEGKGFFAKFFGNRDKSPKKEKKKTPKAEKADPVTAAAPVETEGDDAAPPSVPTTSEPVIGTSAPIEAVEPTVKSPDTGALKGIDTATSADAPAEVAPAPEENKIEDKKDEAKDQAAKSNLKAHRRLSARIGDIFKPKKKEGIPTSTEETSKEEATKPLNEAPVVASEAPKLEQPVATAPLELEEEPKATQPPAAAPVAASA, from the exons ATGTCTGCCACTGAACAAGTCAACCAG GCCCCCGCCGAAACTGCTAATGCCCTTGTCGCCGAGGCTACCCCGCCTTCCCAAGAGGCCAAGGAAATTTTCAAGGCCCAGGAACCTGTCTCTGAAGTAGCTGCACCCAACATCACTGAACCCCTCGTCAAAGAA CAACCTACTGTCGCAAATACTGAGGCCGGCACCGCCCAGCCCGGACCTGAGCTTGGAAACAAAGTAGACAATACTGAGGCTGACAAGCTTGTGGAGGGTACGACGACGGGGGAAGGGGCCAAGACTACCGAAGAGGTCCCCAAGCCCTCTGAGAtcaaagagggaaagaaagaggtAAAGAAATCGGCAGTCAAG GAAAGGACTGAAAAAACCAAGGCCGAGGGCAAAGGTTTCTTTGCCAAATTCTTCGGTAACAGAGACAAATCTCctaagaaggagaagaaaaaaactCCTAAG GCCGAGAAGGCTGATCCAGTGACCGCTGCGGCACCCGTCGAGACCGAAGGTGATGATGCCGCCCCCCCGTCTGTCCCTACAACCTCGGAACCTGTCATCGGAACTTCTGCTCCCATCGAAGCTGTTGAGCCTACTGTCAAATCTCCCGACACTGGGGCACTCAAAGGAAT CGACACCGCCACCTCTGCTGACGCCCCAGCCGAAGTTGCTCCAGCTCCCGAGGAAAACAAGATCGAGGATAAAAAAGACGAGGCCAAAGAT CAAGCGGCTAAGTCTAATCTCAAGGCTCACCGACGACTCTCAGCTCGAATTGGCGACATCTTCAAGcccaagaaaaaggaaggtaTCCCGACTTCCACGGAAGAAACttccaaagaagaggctaCCAAACCGCTCAACGAGGCACCCGTTGTTGCCTCTGAGGCCCCAAAACTCGAGCAGCCAGTTGCAACCGCGCCATTggagcttgaagaggag CCTAAGGCTACGCAACCACCTGCTGCCGCACCTGTCGCTGCCTCTGCATGA
- a CDS encoding expressed protein, translating to MSLSAPTRILRKPTLSRQFSTSLPVLASRGSSKPEGLGARSRPWSVQNVPKFAFDDATSLGWMRMFRIQEGEGLVRKIEEDREALRTANQTKFTPPTAPIRLTSTIDLARPDSRYHTKCVLLVPIAALPLSTPEAVHRFKLLAGPRWTPGKPGRNEFIKDENSDGENGWIKVSEERFESARQNRRSASDILERLVNAANDRESPLPADLPIDTRHLLARHRKKRSRQNTFKWAPGQEFLSRHQEVGGVRGFPVSWLPEELRERVSKK from the exons ATGTCGCTCTCAGCTCCCACTCGTATCCTCCGAAAACCTACTCTATCCCGCCAGTTCTCAACTAGCCTTCCTGTTCTTGCCTCTCGTGGCTCCTCAAAACCCGAGGGATTGGGCGCTCGATCGAGGCCTTGGTCAGTGCAGAACGTTCCCAAGTTTGCATTTGACGACGCCACAAGTCTgggatggatgaggatgtttAGGATCcaggaaggtgaaggatTGGTGAGGAAAATCGAAGAGGACAGAGAGGCCTTAAGAA CTGCCAATCAGACCAAGTTCACTCCACCCACCGCCCCCATACGTTTGACATCCACTATTGACCTTGCCCGCCCAGACTCGCGTTACCATACCAAATGCGTTCTTCTTGTCCCCATTGCCGCTCTTCCGTTGTCCACGCCAGAAGCTGTTCACAGGTTCAAACTCCTCGCTGGGCCGAGGTGGACTCCCGGGAAACCAGGGAGAAATGAGTTTATCAAGGATGAGAACAGTGACGGCGAAAATGGTTGGATCAAGGTTAGTGAGGAAAGGTTTGAGAGTGCCAGACAAAATAGGAGATCGGCGTCGGATATCTTGGAGAGACTGGTCAACGCTGCCAAT GACCGCGAGTCTCCACTCCCTGCTGACCTTCCAATTGACActcgccatcttcttgcccgtcacaggaagaagcggtCTCGTCAGAACACTTTCAAATGGGCTCCCGGACAAGAGTTTTTGTCTCGTCATCAAGAAGTTGGTGGCGTACGTGGCTTCCCTGTCAGTTGGCTACCGGAAGAACTCAGAGAAAGAGTTTCCAAGAAATAA
- a CDS encoding phosphatase activator, putative, protein MAIPASSNPITSVSPNSSPITSVSPNNYAASPLYPSATNPQLLSRLNLDLRGTIFPVEREMLMLLPESVLLGLFPQGLILSKPASWEGADDGIFTVDFDPNCFRYIIDFWSKAQDTFYGSPTTSGFYHAQQRIPTIDALSDHSQNPLLSKQAIIVLREELEYFSITKPGAAARTDIATGLANEDLRVLKRNCGRALEEKKAIFAALERNVNNSANLAERHLIDMLCVSGFNRDDEWGYRACEPQRNVISSMALVLLKTGINHREDDKEGPPEIDPVQMGTAQKLLLFWRKPARKCWWDSVEIDVPSSLDTKSDETISVKVWARRVWTLELSLI, encoded by the exons ATGGCCATCCCAGCCTCGTCAAACCCAATCACCTCTGTCTCCCCGAACAGCAGTCCCATCACATCCGTATCCCCAAACAACTATGCCGCGTCCCCACTGTACCCCTCGGCCACAAACCCCCAACTGCTCTCCCGGCTTAACCTTGATCTCAGGGGCACTATATTCCCTgtagaaagagagatgcTTATGCTTTTACCTGAGAGTGTTCTCCTGGGACTCTTTCCTCAGGGCCTGATCCTCAGCAAGCCAGCCAGTTGGGAAGGTGCGGATGATGGTATCTTTACTGTTGAT TTTGACCCCAATTGTTTTCGATACATTATCGATTTCTGGTCTAAAGCTCAGGACACTTTTTACGGATCGCCCACCACGTCGGGTTTTTACCATGCTCAGCAGCGCATCCCAACCATCGACGCGCTTTCCGACCACTCTCAGAACCCGCTCCTGTCCAAGCAAGCCATTATTGTCCTTCGTGAAGAGCTCGAATacttctccatcaccaAACCGGGCGCGGCCGCACGGACTGATATCGCAACAGGCTTGGCAAACGAAGATTTGCGGGTACTGAAGAGGAACTGTGGTAGGgctttggaggagaagaaggctatTTTCGCTGCTCTGGAGAGGAATGTGAACAATTCGGCAAACTTGGCCGAACGACACCTTATTGACATGCTCTGTGTTAG CGGTTTCAATCGCGATGATGAGTGGGGTTACAGAGCTTGTGAGCCTCAGCGCAATGTCATATCCTCAATGgccctcgtcctcctcaagACAGGTATCAATCATCGCGAGGATGACAAGGAAGGACCACCTGAAATAGATCCCGTACAAATGGGTACGGCGCAAAAGCTTTTGCTCTTCTGGAGGAAACCTGCT AGAAAATGCTGGTGGGATTCTGTTGAAATTGACGTCCCCAGTAGTTTGGATACCAAGTCGGACGAGACAATAAGCGTCAAAGTGTGGGCAAGGCGGGTATGGACCTTGGAGTTGTCTTTG ATCTAA